A genome region from Coraliomargarita parva includes the following:
- a CDS encoding NADH-quinone oxidoreductase subunit A, which translates to MEIADYYPILVQVVIAFGIGAVVLVASHIFGQRGKKTAIKDTPYECGMLAEGSGHARFAVKFYVTAMLFILFDIEVVFLIPWALVYREFLAENLPILMPIFFFLFVLVLGLAYELKKGAIEWEK; encoded by the coding sequence ATGGAAATCGCGGACTATTATCCGATTTTGGTACAAGTCGTCATCGCATTCGGCATCGGTGCAGTGGTGTTGGTGGCATCCCATATCTTTGGCCAGCGTGGAAAGAAGACCGCGATCAAGGACACTCCATACGAGTGTGGCATGCTGGCAGAGGGCTCCGGGCACGCCCGTTTTGCGGTTAAGTTCTACGTGACCGCGATGCTTTTCATCCTTTTTGATATCGAAGTCGTTTTCCTGATTCCGTGGGCGCTGGTTTACCGTGAATTTTTGGCAGAGAACCTGCCGATTCTCATGCCGATCTTTTTCTTCCTCTTCGTTCTCGTGCTGGGCCTGGCATATGAGTTGAAGAAGGGCGCGATCGAGTGGGAGAAATAG
- a CDS encoding tetratricopeptide repeat protein: protein MPNATIKRALFILLAATLLLLGACSNPEAEKAKLLAKASDLSAAGQYPEALAILDELSKQYQNDWQIMQQIGQIHAANGDATMAAFALEQAYRMNPEDVELLFQTYKAQEAAGQPVRDSLEALAASQQDVMSPELWRKLGAARASAKQTQPALDAYLKGVDPENASTDPETASAIGQLFLRLGNLPQAENWFQQATDTDDPSALTALFGLLEIHLRQKQWAAAEADIARLDKQFPGAVDASQWSDARAELKRWRQAQETMKTELAKTEAAKKAAADAKAKAKAEAEVAAAKAKAEKTAASSEAVATGTSNTATEGGKAQIIADLEHAEAMANAPAVETVATSDLEDEGKTITYDPSIAIEPADPELGIEVNFDQQTNGATVEYSVNSINDALDPATPARPSVELLPDSGPIQAGSSPDSLEDILTDAETATFEREYSQAISLYWQALGKANTRADIWNKLSQAYVLTGQNKNAETTALEAIRLSPNDVAYTLDYLRVAQRTKDPKTFLSELETAYDRFPQSPEITLSLARAYERINQDSANARIFYSRFIELAPSHPLRTEADSALARLR, encoded by the coding sequence ATGCCGAACGCAACCATCAAACGCGCATTGTTCATACTCCTCGCTGCCACTCTCCTCCTATTAGGGGCATGCAGCAATCCCGAAGCGGAAAAAGCCAAATTGCTGGCGAAGGCAAGTGATCTGAGTGCCGCAGGACAGTACCCCGAAGCCCTGGCCATTTTGGATGAGCTCTCCAAGCAATACCAGAACGACTGGCAGATCATGCAACAGATCGGCCAAATTCATGCCGCAAACGGCGATGCCACCATGGCCGCCTTCGCCTTGGAACAAGCCTACCGGATGAACCCGGAAGACGTTGAACTGCTCTTTCAAACCTACAAGGCCCAGGAAGCCGCCGGGCAACCTGTTCGCGACTCGCTCGAAGCCCTCGCCGCCAGCCAGCAGGACGTTATGTCCCCCGAACTCTGGCGCAAACTGGGAGCCGCCCGGGCCAGCGCCAAGCAAACACAGCCCGCCCTCGACGCTTATTTGAAGGGAGTCGATCCTGAAAATGCCTCGACCGACCCGGAAACCGCTTCGGCCATCGGTCAACTCTTCCTTCGCTTGGGAAATCTGCCTCAAGCCGAAAACTGGTTCCAACAGGCGACCGACACGGACGACCCCAGTGCGCTGACTGCGCTATTTGGCTTGCTGGAGATCCATCTGCGCCAGAAGCAGTGGGCTGCGGCAGAGGCGGACATTGCTCGACTCGACAAGCAATTCCCCGGCGCGGTCGACGCCAGCCAGTGGTCCGATGCCCGCGCGGAACTGAAACGCTGGCGCCAGGCGCAGGAAACGATGAAGACCGAGCTGGCCAAGACGGAAGCCGCGAAAAAGGCCGCAGCTGACGCGAAAGCGAAAGCGAAAGCCGAAGCCGAAGTAGCTGCAGCCAAGGCGAAAGCCGAAAAAACAGCCGCCTCCAGCGAGGCAGTTGCGACCGGTACCAGCAACACGGCAACCGAAGGTGGCAAAGCCCAGATCATAGCGGATCTCGAACATGCGGAAGCCATGGCAAACGCACCGGCAGTCGAGACCGTTGCCACCTCGGATCTGGAAGACGAAGGCAAAACAATTACCTACGATCCGAGCATCGCCATCGAGCCGGCGGACCCGGAACTTGGCATTGAGGTGAATTTTGACCAGCAGACCAATGGCGCGACCGTCGAGTATTCGGTGAATTCCATCAACGATGCCCTCGACCCGGCCACACCGGCCCGACCAAGTGTCGAACTCCTCCCGGACTCGGGCCCCATACAGGCCGGCAGCAGCCCGGATTCCCTCGAAGACATTCTTACCGATGCGGAAACTGCGACCTTCGAACGCGAATACAGCCAAGCCATTTCCTTGTACTGGCAAGCCTTGGGTAAAGCCAACACCCGCGCAGACATCTGGAATAAATTATCCCAGGCCTATGTATTGACAGGGCAAAACAAGAATGCGGAGACCACCGCTCTCGAGGCCATTCGCCTGTCGCCCAACGATGTCGCCTATACCTTGGATTACCTCCGTGTCGCTCAGCGAACGAAGGATCCTAAAACCTTCCTCAGCGAATTGGAGACTGCCTACGATCGTTTCCCTCAGAGCCCCGAAATCACACTTTCCTTGGCTCGGGCTTACGAGCGGATCAATCAGGACAGCGCCAATGCACGGATATTCTACAGCCGCTTTATCGAATTGGCTCCAAGCCACCCGCTGCGCACGGAAGCCGACTCCGCACTCGCCCGCTTGCGCTAG
- the dnaG gene encoding DNA primase, with the protein MPRIAQSSIEALKHQINLLDVVSPYVQLKRAGRSWKGLSPFTQEKTPSFYVHPDRGFYKCFSTGEGGDCFTFIMKVENLEFIESVEFLAKKFNIQLQYEEGGPSREELSVRKQLFDLHELATTWFHEQFLQSEEAMPVREYWEQGRGFSMDTAKEIKIGYAPAGVSTFALYCKSKQISLAAMHASGLFFARDRESDYARFKSRFRGRLMIPIRDVQGRVVAFTARQLPQTPEDDPAREAKYVNSPETPIFHKGRILFGMDHARTHLKEDDSFLMVEGQLDAIRCWSVGLHTAIAPQGTAITEEQLHLLRRYEPSHIDCLLDGDRAGRKAALRILPLTFKAGLEFRYLRLPDKADPDDLLREQGAEALEPLRAQACGPIELAMEEVLPPGQKATTQEKTRALRRIFELLQSVPSEVAREDYLAHAARIAQVDLTATQRDYHQYQQSSQPRRAQTTADPLPTQQLKAKDPLLTQAQWELLWLLLHFPEFGQSVSEIIDYEWINTNSQVGQLLSRILAEFREGLLEDTSQLENIIETIEERQLLAELHTKELIVEEPKTEIRKCLELLYRNFLINRQKDLKHRVTNADANDDQKLVWMREVSTIRRELAKPQPIEF; encoded by the coding sequence ATGCCACGGATCGCGCAAAGCTCCATTGAAGCGCTCAAGCACCAGATCAACCTGCTCGACGTTGTCTCCCCCTACGTCCAGCTAAAGCGTGCCGGCCGCTCCTGGAAAGGGCTCAGCCCGTTCACCCAGGAAAAAACCCCTTCGTTCTACGTCCACCCGGACCGCGGATTCTACAAATGCTTCAGTACCGGCGAGGGTGGCGACTGCTTCACCTTCATCATGAAGGTCGAAAACCTCGAATTTATCGAGTCTGTCGAATTCCTCGCTAAGAAATTCAATATCCAGCTCCAGTACGAAGAGGGAGGCCCCAGCCGAGAAGAACTCTCCGTGCGGAAGCAACTCTTCGATCTCCACGAACTGGCCACCACCTGGTTTCACGAGCAATTCCTGCAGAGTGAGGAGGCGATGCCCGTGCGCGAGTACTGGGAGCAAGGCCGTGGCTTCTCGATGGATACCGCAAAGGAAATAAAGATTGGCTACGCGCCCGCCGGCGTCAGCACCTTTGCCCTCTACTGCAAATCGAAGCAGATCAGCCTGGCTGCCATGCATGCCTCCGGCCTCTTCTTTGCCCGTGATCGGGAAAGTGACTACGCCCGGTTCAAGTCTCGCTTCCGGGGCCGGCTCATGATCCCGATCCGAGACGTCCAGGGCCGGGTGGTCGCATTCACCGCACGCCAATTGCCCCAGACCCCGGAAGACGATCCCGCCCGGGAAGCAAAATATGTGAATTCCCCGGAAACCCCGATTTTCCACAAAGGACGCATCCTCTTCGGGATGGACCATGCCCGGACTCATCTGAAAGAGGACGATAGCTTTCTCATGGTGGAAGGCCAATTGGATGCGATCCGCTGCTGGTCTGTCGGTCTCCATACTGCGATCGCCCCCCAGGGTACCGCCATCACCGAAGAACAACTCCACCTCCTGCGACGCTACGAACCCAGCCATATCGATTGTCTCCTCGACGGCGACCGAGCCGGACGTAAGGCGGCTCTGCGCATCCTCCCCCTCACCTTTAAGGCTGGCTTGGAGTTCCGCTACCTGCGCCTGCCCGATAAAGCCGACCCGGACGATCTGCTCCGAGAGCAAGGAGCCGAAGCACTCGAACCGCTGAGGGCTCAGGCCTGTGGTCCCATCGAACTGGCCATGGAAGAAGTCCTCCCCCCCGGCCAGAAGGCAACGACCCAGGAGAAAACAAGAGCCTTGCGCCGCATCTTTGAACTGCTCCAGAGCGTCCCCTCCGAAGTCGCGCGAGAGGACTATTTGGCACACGCCGCCCGAATTGCCCAAGTGGACCTGACCGCCACGCAACGGGACTACCACCAATACCAGCAAAGCAGCCAACCCCGACGAGCCCAGACAACCGCCGATCCCCTTCCGACCCAGCAATTAAAGGCCAAAGACCCGCTATTGACACAAGCGCAATGGGAACTACTTTGGCTCCTTTTACATTTTCCCGAATTCGGGCAATCCGTATCCGAAATTATTGATTACGAATGGATTAACACCAATTCACAGGTCGGGCAGCTACTCTCCCGCATCCTCGCCGAGTTCCGTGAAGGACTGCTGGAAGACACCTCCCAACTAGAAAACATCATCGAAACCATCGAAGAAAGGCAACTTCTCGCCGAACTTCATACCAAAGAATTAATTGTTGAAGAACCTAAAACAGAAATTCGCAAATGCCTCGAATTACTGTACCGTAATTTTTTGATCAACCGGCAAAAAGACCTGAAACATCGCGTCACTAATGCTGACGCAAACGATGATCAGAAGCTCGTATGGATGCGGGAAGTCAGCACCATACGCCGGGAACTTGCCAAACCCCAGCCTATTGAATTCTAA